The following DNA comes from Paenibacillus crassostreae.
TTTACGAAGATTAAATTTATATTGCAATCCATCGGGAGAGATTTCCCATGATTCAGCTGCAGCTGGAATTTCTTTACCAGATTCATCCATGCGCACTAAACCTTCATACATTAAATTAAGAGCTGTATTCGCTTGGCTGTCTTGCGCTTGACCTGGGTCAAATGTTGGTGGTTCAGAAGCCATGTTAAAATGGAACACTTGATCTTTCGCTTCCACCGGTGTTTCTGTCGTTGCATTACTTCCTGTGTTTGATGCTCCCTCATTCTTGTTGTTAGATCCACAAGCTGCAAGAACTGTACTTGCGATCATGATGAGAATAAGCATACTAAGCAAACGTTTCTGTTTCATCTGATGTTTCCCCCTAGCAATATAGTATATGGTTATTGATTATACAACCAGTGGTCAAAAAAATCTACACTTCATATCATAAAAAATAGGATATTTTCTGAAAGTGGCAATAATTTCATCATTTCGACCGTATTCTATGTCACCTTTCATGACATAGAATTATAAATATATCTAAATAACACAATTAATGTAAAAATAGCATAACTACACATCATTAATATGAACGTCATTCTCCATACAGCTTTAATCATCCGCGTAAAATCTACTTTCCCTTTAATCCGATTTTGAGCACCACCAATCATTCCAACTGCTAATAATAGAAATAGTAATATAAGATAAAAACCGACTTTAGAATCAAATGTATTATTAAATAAAGCCGATACTGAGATAATTAAAAATACTGTTGTCACATCCATAGCAATAAGAAGAGCATTCCGCTTATTATTCTTCCACTTAAGATGACCAAAATACACTAATAAGAATGGAATAAATGGTAAAATACTAAAGATAATAAATGAATCACGCAACCATTCCAAGATTTCACTCCTCCTTCTCTTTCATTCCTTCAATTAACTCGACCATCATTTGATGATAATTGGCATGAATTCCTTGTGATTCTGCTAATGAAACGATACTTCCATTAATCCACTGGATTTCCGTTGAGTGGCCTACTTTTACATCTTTATACATTGATGACGTATTGCTAGAAGTCATCTTACATACATTCATAATTTGATCCCATAAGTCTATATCCCAAACAATACCGCAAGCATTATATACCTCTATTCCTTCATCGAAGAGTTTTCTCATCAAGTCTATTCTTTGAGACGAGACTAATAATTCTCCATTTTGAATTCTCCATATTGCCGTGAGAGGGTTTATCACTGCATTAATTAATAATTTTCTGTACATATGGTTAACGATTTCTTTCGACAAATCACATTGAAATCCTGCTTTTTGGAGTTCTGATAACAGTGCTTTCTCGTCTATATCAGAATTCATTCCCTCTTCTAATTCCTTATGTACTTGTGATCCAACCATGGTCATACCGTGTCCTGCATGAAATACCTTGTTATGAGAATCTTTTCGCGCTGCTTCAGTTGTAATCGCTGAATATATACGACAATGTGGTATAGCTCCTTTTAAAAGTTCAATATGACCTACGCCATTCTGAAAACACAGAATTCCTTTTATTTCTACTAGTCGATTATAATCTAATCTCGTTAATATCCTAGAAACAACTTTTTCAATTTCCTTTTGTTTGGTCATCAGAAATATCCAATCACTAGGAGTTTCATCCCATTTAGATATACTTTCTTCTAATACTCCAGCTTCAACAGCGAGTGGGCCCAATTCAATAACAGAAGAGCCCTCATTACTGTTTATTAATATGCCTTCTGAATTCAGTAAAACTGCTTGTTCTTGGCCCCTACACCATACACGAACTTCATTGCCTACAGAAGCTAGTTTGCCTGCAAAGAGTAAACCAAGTGACCCTCCACCAATAATATCAATTTTCATCCCTAATTAACCCCATTCCATTTTGCTTGTCGCCCAACTCGCCCATCATATTATATCATTAGTTCTATATACAAGATGAGACGGATATAAGAAATAGAGTATCAAGAATCAATTTCATAATTACGCAACTCGATTTAGCTGCATCAGCGATTATGAAATTGATTCAAGTGATCCTTATACTTTGTTATCATTTGAAAAAACCCGTACAAAGTCAAAATACGACTTTATACGGGTTACTTAATCGATAGATAGCTATCACTCTAAACGTTCCAAATTTCCATTGGCATCCATTTTAAATCTAGATTTACTTTCTTCCTCTTCCTCATTTAAGAAAGCTAACCGACGTGCACGATCCATGATTTGAATTAGCGCCTTATAATCATCATTGACCACACGATAATCTGTTTGTACATCATTTACTTGCTTAGATAGTCTCTCATTAATATGTCGTAATTGTTCCAATTCTTCATCTTTTTCACGGAGTTCTTTCTCAAGCATTTTCAATTGTCTACTATTTTCCTGAACGTTACCTTTCCATTGTCGTAGGAATCTAATTATAGCTTCGATAGACAATGTCTCTTCATTAATACCATCCACTTTGTAATAGTCACTATCATCTTCAACTTTCATTAAGCTTGCAACCTGTAACCCCATTGCTGATGGTTGCTTCCTATAGTAACTTCGTTTCTGTCTCTGAGCTTTAGCGATACTTATAGCTTCTTCATATTTTTTACGAACAGAACTATTCCATCTGAATCCACAAGCCGCAGACGTTCTGCCAATTCTCTCGCCAACCTCCTCAAATGCAGATAACTGTGTACCTCCATCACGAATATGTCGCAACGTTACCTCTGCCAATATTAAATCATCCTCAATGCTCCATGCATCCTGTCTTACGGCTGTCATGCAATCATACCCTCCTAACAACGTCCTAAAATAACCATCTTCTTAACCGGCAATACCCGGTAATGAATAAGGTATAAAAGCTGCTTAATTCAATTCTATGCCTCTCGT
Coding sequences within:
- a CDS encoding DUF3397 domain-containing protein: MEWLRDSFIIFSILPFIPFLLVYFGHLKWKNNKRNALLIAMDVTTVFLIISVSALFNNTFDSKVGFYLILLFLLLAVGMIGGAQNRIKGKVDFTRMIKAVWRMTFILMMCSYAIFTLIVLFRYIYNSMS
- a CDS encoding RsfA family transcriptional regulator, which codes for MTAVRQDAWSIEDDLILAEVTLRHIRDGGTQLSAFEEVGERIGRTSAACGFRWNSSVRKKYEEAISIAKAQRQKRSYYRKQPSAMGLQVASLMKVEDDSDYYKVDGINEETLSIEAIIRFLRQWKGNVQENSRQLKMLEKELREKDEELEQLRHINERLSKQVNDVQTDYRVVNDDYKALIQIMDRARRLAFLNEEEEESKSRFKMDANGNLERLE
- a CDS encoding ketopantoate reductase family protein: MKIDIIGGGSLGLLFAGKLASVGNEVRVWCRGQEQAVLLNSEGILINSNEGSSVIELGPLAVEAGVLEESISKWDETPSDWIFLMTKQKEIEKVVSRILTRLDYNRLVEIKGILCFQNGVGHIELLKGAIPHCRIYSAITTEAARKDSHNKVFHAGHGMTMVGSQVHKELEEGMNSDIDEKALLSELQKAGFQCDLSKEIVNHMYRKLLINAVINPLTAIWRIQNGELLVSSQRIDLMRKLFDEGIEVYNACGIVWDIDLWDQIMNVCKMTSSNTSSMYKDVKVGHSTEIQWINGSIVSLAESQGIHANYHQMMVELIEGMKEKEE